GGCTTGCTTAACGGCTAGTTTAGCACGAATTTGTCTTAATTTAATCCGAGTGGCTTGAATTTCTTGATCGAGTTGTTGTAAATCAAATGACCAGCGATTGGCTTCTGCCTCAGCTTGTTGTTGTAACATTGCCAAGGATTCTAGGGAAGAATCGGAGGAAAATAAAACAGTAACATGATGGTTAGAACGTTTATTTCGTAACGCATTATATTCACTTTTAACGGCATCAACTTGATCTTGAATAGTCTGCCATTCTGTTTGTAAATCTTGTAAAATTTGGCTCATTTTATAACCCTTTTAAGTGTTTAAGCAAAAACAACAGTGCGATTTCCATAGATTAACACGCGATTTTGTAAGTGTAAACGAACGGCTCTCGCTAAAACCAATCGTTCTAAATCTTTGCCTTTTCTAATTAAATCTGCTACGGTGTCCCGATGACTGACCCGCACAACATCCTGTTCAATAATTGGCCCCTCGTCTAAATCTGCCGTGACATAATGAGCCGTTGCACCAATAATTTTAACTCCTCGTTCATGGGCTCGTTGATAGGGATTTGCACCTGCAAAAGCTGGGAGAAATGAATGATGAATATTGATAATTTGCGAAAAATTATCGATAATTCCAGGAGTTAAAATCTGCATATATTTAGCGAGAACAACTAAATCAATTTGATATTTTTTCAAGAGTTCTAATTGTTGGGTTTCTTGTTCTAATTTATTGTCTGCGCTTATCGGTAAATGATAAAAATCAATCCCAAATTGATCAGCAAGGGGTTTTAATGTTAAATGATTACTAATCATTAAGGGAATTTCTGCTATTAGTTCTTTAGCTTGCCATCGCCACAATAAATCTAATAAACAATGATCTTGTTTTGTCACCCAAATGGATAACCGAGGAATGGTATCAGAAAAACGCAGTTGCCAATTAGCATTTAAGGGTTTAGCAATGGCACTAAAAGCAGGCGCAATCACATCACGGGGTAAATTAAATCCTTCTAATTGCCATTCAATTCGGGTTAAAAAAATGTTAGCACTAAAATCCGTATGTTGATCGGCATGAATAATATTTCCGCCATTGGAGTAAATAAAATTAGCAATTTTAGCAACTAATCCTTTTTGGTCGGGACAGGATACTAATAAAGTCGCTGTGGGTAGATTCATTCTCAACTCTGATTAATTAAATCTCCTCAAAATTATATCAAAAATCTGTTGTTGTGCTTTAGCACCTCCTGATTAAAATATAACAATCCGTGTAGGGGTGGCGTCCCTCCCAACCCAGGTGCAAAAAGGGTTGGGAGGGACGCCACCCCTACGGGTTTTGATCACAAATTCTACACAGATTGCTATATAACAACAAGATTCAAGGACAAGATTTTAACTGAGTTAATAATAGTACAATTTCATCAATAGCTTCTCTGAGTTGTTGAGTGGATAAGTTAGTTTGGTTAATGATAATACTAAATACTAAGGGTTGATAATCTGGGGAAAAAATATAACCCGCCAAGGATGAAACTCCGGTTAAAGTTCCCGTTTTAGCTTGTACAATTCCGACCGCAGAAGTGTCTCGAAACCGTCCTTTTAACGTACCACTGATTCCCGCAACTGGGAGGGAATTCCGATATAATTCTCCCAGGGGAGAACCTGCCATCATTCTTAAGGTTTGGACTAAAGTTAAAGGACTAACTAAGTTATTTTGAGAAAGTCCTGAACCATCGACTAATTGATAACTATTGGGATTAACACCTAATCGAGTTAAAATTAATTTAATTTCTTTTAATCCTGATTCTACACTATCAGAACGGGAATTCTGTACCCCTAATGTTCTTAAAATAGATTCAGCATAAACATTATTACTTTCTAAATTCAGCGTTTTAATTAATTCGGCTAAAGTCGGAGATTCTACAAACGCTAATTCTTCTGGAGGATAGGAAAAATTAGCAGCAATTGAGGTTTGTAAAACTTGAATTCCAGAATTAATTAAAACCTGCTTAAATGCTTGGATAAAATTATCTGTAGGTTCCACAACAGCCGCATAAACGGGTTCAGGTTCAGCACCGACTCTTAATTGTCCTGAAACTCGAATAATAGGTTTGCTTAAATCTCGCCCAATATCTACAAATTCCGGTTGATTTTTGCTAACAGTTTTTGTTTGATTCTCTACTGTCCATCCTGTTGCTTGTTCTGGACGTACCCAAGTTACTTTTAAAGGTTGTCCGACAGCTTGGGGAGACAGAATTAAATCTAAGGAATTTTGATTTAATATTAAACTATTAATCGGTGCGCCATAACCTGCTTGTATGTCTTCCCATTGCCAACTTTGTTGTATGGGTGAACCTGTAAAATAACCATCGACAGCAATTAATTGATTAATCTGATTTATTCCTCTATTTTTTAACTGTTGTGCTAAATCTTTAAGTTGAGTTTCAGTTAAACTAGGGTCGCCTCTCCCAACAATATAAACATTCCCTTGATTATCCCCATAAACAGAGGTTCTAATTCTAAAATTCGCGCCTAATTTTTGTAAAGCGGTGGCGGTTGTTAACAGTTTAACCGTTGAAGCAGGAATAAAATAATATTGACTATCTCGATTATAAAGGGTTGTACCTGAAGTTAAGGTTTCGATTAAAATTCCCCAGCGAGACTGTTGAAATTGCGGACGATTTACAATCGTATTAATCGCAGGTTCTAATTCCGTTGGACAGATTTTTTTAGTTTGACCCCAAACGGGTTGGGATATTGTGAATAGGGATATTAAACAACTGAATACAATTTTTTTCATGATCATTTTTTTAATTTAGAGGTTTTTGAAAATCGTTTTTTTTTACTATAGATTTTACCACAAAGGCACGAAGACACAAAGGAAGATATGAAGGAGATATTTAAGATTGATAACAGTTTTTATTGTATTAAACCCTACCCTCGTCACAACCTGAATCATCATTATTGCTTTCTTCGTGTCTTTGTGTCTTTGTGGTAACATCTATTGTTTAAGAAACCCGGTTTCTAATATAAATTGAGCAATTTTTAAACTTCCTCCCGGTTTTCCCATACGTTCTTTCCCATTCTTTAAACAAGATTTTAAATAGTTAGAATTTTGTAAGGTTTGGATAACTTTTTGGGCAGTTTGGTGTAAAATAGAATCATCCGCAGGTTTAGTTCCGATTAATTGAATCGATGATCCTAATAATCTTAATTGTGCTTCAGCAAATCGATAGGTAAAGGCGGGGCCATTCCCTGGAATTGTAATCACAGGTTTTCCCAGTCCCACCGCTTGCTCGTTGGCGGTTCCTGCCATTCCTAGAACTAAATCAGCCGCGTTTAAAATATCTGCAAACCTATCAGAATCACAAATAACTTTTAAACCCATTTTACTGATTAATATTCCGTTTTGGTGTTGCCAACCTAACGATATTGCAATTTCATCTAATTCTACCATTAAACTCGCCACCGCAGCGACTCTAAATTGAAGTTTTTGATTGCTAATATTATCAATAATTTCAACTAATTTTAACAGTAAAATCAAGTTATTTTTAGCTTCAGGAAGACGAGAACCGGGAAGAATAGCAATCATTAAAGATTCAGAATCTAGGTTTAAATTAACTCCCGTTGGGGTGAGATTATCCATCATCGGAGTTCCCACAAATTGAGCTTTTTTAATCCCTTGTTTTTTTAGATCATCTGCGGTAAACTTATCCCTTGTAAATACTGCTAAACAGCGATCGCAATTGAGCAGATAAGGAAGAATTAACCCTAAATTGAGTTGACCTTCATAATAACTGGAATAGGCAGACAGAAAAATAATATAGGGTTGTTTTGTAGAATAAGCGATCGCAGCTACAACAATATCCCCTGTCACCATTAAAATATCATAATGTGGGGCTTGTTTCCAAATCATTTGTAATTGTTTACCTAATAATCCAATTAAACCCGATGCGATATCCTGAAGAAATACGAAAGGATTCATATACAAAAATCCTCCCGATGGTAAAGTTCGGGTTGGGGTCAGAATCGGAACTCCTAAACGACGATAAATATTTCCCTCCCCCACAATCGGAACCGCCGCCATTTTAAGATTGATATCTAAGGATAATAACGCCTTAATAATCTCCCCATTACAAGTATCTTCCCCGTGACCATTACTTAAAAATAAAATTCGTTTATTATTCATGAATTTCTGCTATAATTATCTAAAAACAGGAGTCAGTTTAAGATTAAATTCATCGGATGCTCAATTTTTGAGCCAATTCTATGTACAATAAAAATTGACAATTTTATCAAACACAGCCCCAACCGTGAAATTTTTTGTCTATCATACTCCTGAACTAGCCCCTGCGAATGTTCTCCCCGACTGTGCAATTGTCGTGGATGTGTTACGCGCGACAACCACCATCGCCACCGCTTTAAATGCGGGAGCCGAGGCGGTACAAGTGTTCAGCGACATTGACCAATTGATGCAAGTTAGCGAAAAATGGCCCGCCGATAAACGAATTCGGGTCGGTGAACGGGGGGGTGCAATGGTAGATGGGTTCGATTTGGGCAATTCTCCCCTGAGTTGCACTCCAGAGGTCGTGAAGGGTAAACGATTGTTTATGACCACCACCAACGGAACCCGCAGTTTAGAACGGGTTCAAGCTGCTGCTGTGGTGTTAACGGCTGCGTTTATTAATCGACGGGCCATTGTAGAATATTTAATGACCAAAACCCCGGAAACCGTTTGGGTGTTAGGTTCCGGTTGGGAAGGCAGTTTTTCCCTAGAAGACACCGCTTGTGCGGGGGCCATTGCCCAGAATCTAGTTAATGAAATGGGTTATCCTTTAGATGATTTTGCGGGAAATGATGAAGTGTTTGCGGCAATTTCATTGTATTCTCAATGGCAAAATAACTTATTTGAACTGTTAAATCATGCCAGTCATGGTCAACGGTTATTACGTTTAGGGTCTTATGAAGACTTGAAATATTGCGCTAAAACGGATATTTTTGATGTGTTACCCATGCAAAAAGAACCTGGAGTTATCGTCAAATCAGATATCAAAAAACAAAGCTTACAGTTTTGGATGGAAGCACCCAAAACTTAACTCTATTTCCTGAATTAATCTTTATCTTAATATTCCGTCGGTGAATCAACAATCTTACCCCCATTCCAACGCTGTAACTCCCCCTTTTTTGTCTTGGATGGGGGCAAATTTCCACCGACTTCCTGTTGAAATTCAAAACTTTTATTTAATGCTGTCAACCTATTTGCAAGTCCTAAGCGATTCTAAGTCCCCTCTCCCCACTTTAGATGATTTTGCAGAACGCATTAATCAGGAACACCAACAGTGTTTAGATACTCCCCAAACCTCCTTAATTCATGCGCGGAATGCTGGGGAATGGTTACTGCACGTTCAAGCTCAATTATCTCCTGAAAATTGGCAAGTTTGGTTTAACGAACATTTTAAGTTTTCTCAACAAACTGCCGCCATGTATATGCAAATTGCTAAAAAAATGCCAGGGGTAAATCCCGGTGTTTTTTCCTCAGCAATTGATTCTAATCCTAAGCCAGCAAAAACTCTTGTTTTTCCGGCTATTCCCGTTAAGCCGATTTTACCAGATTATGCAACGGATGAGGTTAAAATAGTTTCGCCTAAATCCCCTCAAATTGCACCTCAAAACCCAGAACCTTTAACAAA
This genomic window from Planktothrix serta PCC 8927 contains:
- the purU gene encoding formyltetrahydrofolate deformylase; the encoded protein is MNLPTATLLVSCPDQKGLVAKIANFIYSNGGNIIHADQHTDFSANIFLTRIEWQLEGFNLPRDVIAPAFSAIAKPLNANWQLRFSDTIPRLSIWVTKQDHCLLDLLWRWQAKELIAEIPLMISNHLTLKPLADQFGIDFYHLPISADNKLEQETQQLELLKKYQIDLVVLAKYMQILTPGIIDNFSQIINIHHSFLPAFAGANPYQRAHERGVKIIGATAHYVTADLDEGPIIEQDVVRVSHRDTVADLIRKGKDLERLVLARAVRLHLQNRVLIYGNRTVVFA
- the dacB gene encoding D-alanyl-D-alanine carboxypeptidase/D-alanyl-D-alanine endopeptidase — protein: MKKIVFSCLISLFTISQPVWGQTKKICPTELEPAINTIVNRPQFQQSRWGILIETLTSGTTLYNRDSQYYFIPASTVKLLTTATALQKLGANFRIRTSVYGDNQGNVYIVGRGDPSLTETQLKDLAQQLKNRGINQINQLIAVDGYFTGSPIQQSWQWEDIQAGYGAPINSLILNQNSLDLILSPQAVGQPLKVTWVRPEQATGWTVENQTKTVSKNQPEFVDIGRDLSKPIIRVSGQLRVGAEPEPVYAAVVEPTDNFIQAFKQVLINSGIQVLQTSIAANFSYPPEELAFVESPTLAELIKTLNLESNNVYAESILRTLGVQNSRSDSVESGLKEIKLILTRLGVNPNSYQLVDGSGLSQNNLVSPLTLVQTLRMMAGSPLGELYRNSLPVAGISGTLKGRFRDTSAVGIVQAKTGTLTGVSSLAGYIFSPDYQPLVFSIIINQTNLSTQQLREAIDEIVLLLTQLKSCP
- a CDS encoding lipid-A-disaccharide synthase-related protein translates to MNNKRILFLSNGHGEDTCNGEIIKALLSLDINLKMAAVPIVGEGNIYRRLGVPILTPTRTLPSGGFLYMNPFVFLQDIASGLIGLLGKQLQMIWKQAPHYDILMVTGDIVVAAIAYSTKQPYIIFLSAYSSYYEGQLNLGLILPYLLNCDRCLAVFTRDKFTADDLKKQGIKKAQFVGTPMMDNLTPTGVNLNLDSESLMIAILPGSRLPEAKNNLILLLKLVEIIDNISNQKLQFRVAAVASLMVELDEIAISLGWQHQNGILISKMGLKVICDSDRFADILNAADLVLGMAGTANEQAVGLGKPVITIPGNGPAFTYRFAEAQLRLLGSSIQLIGTKPADDSILHQTAQKVIQTLQNSNYLKSCLKNGKERMGKPGGSLKIAQFILETGFLKQ
- a CDS encoding 2-phosphosulfolactate phosphatase family protein; amino-acid sequence: MKFFVYHTPELAPANVLPDCAIVVDVLRATTTIATALNAGAEAVQVFSDIDQLMQVSEKWPADKRIRVGERGGAMVDGFDLGNSPLSCTPEVVKGKRLFMTTTNGTRSLERVQAAAVVLTAAFINRRAIVEYLMTKTPETVWVLGSGWEGSFSLEDTACAGAIAQNLVNEMGYPLDDFAGNDEVFAAISLYSQWQNNLFELLNHASHGQRLLRLGSYEDLKYCAKTDIFDVLPMQKEPGVIVKSDIKKQSLQFWMEAPKT